The sequence below is a genomic window from Armatimonadota bacterium.
GCCAGCCGGACCTCTCCGGCGCCGAGGGCCGCCTTCAGGCGGGGGATGTCCACGCGGCGCGGCGCGGGGAGGACCAGCGCCGTGATCTTCCCGTCCACGAACGCCATCACCACCTTGGCCACGAGCATCCCGGGCACGTGCTGCACCGCGGCCACCTCCTGCGCGGTGTACACCTCGGGATGCGTGGTCGTCTGATACTCCACCCCCTGCTCCCGGAAGTACCGCTCCAGGCGCTCGCGGCACGTCATCGGTCCCACCTCCTTCTCAACTGTATTATGCGCCTGGACAAGGCGCGGAGGCGTCACCGTCCGAAGGCGCCGGTGGTGTAGGCGCGGGCCAGCAGCGCCGCCTGGGTCAGACAGAGCAGGGCCAGGGCGCGGGCTTCGCGACCGCCCGCGGGGTCGCGCAGCATCGCCCGGCGCAGAGCGCCTCCCGGCCGCAACCCGAACTGGAGCACGGCGCCGACCAGGACGAGGGGGCCGTAGAGGAAGTGGAGCGGCGCCCGGGGGCGGCCGCCGCCGACGGCAAGGATCACTCCGGCCGCGAGCTGGACCGCCGCCAGCGCGACCACGACCAGGAGCAGCGTCCAGAAGGCCGCGCCCAGCCGGGACCGCCTGAGGTCGGCCAGCAGCGCCCAGCCCGCGAGCAGGACATTCCCTGCGATCTCCAGGGTGATCAGGGCGGGGAAGGCGTGGAGTACGACGAGGCGCATCCCGCGGCTAGCCTTCTACACGGGCGTGAGCAACCCTTCCTCGCGGAGTTGTTCGAGGATCTGCTGCATCTTGGCGAAATCGCGGAACCCTGCGGTGAACTGATCTTCCGTCTTGTAGCCGATCTCCACGAACTTGTTCAACGTGACAAAGAAGGCGTACTGGATCGTCGAGGCCACGCTGTCCGGGGCGTCGCGGTTCTTGTCCAGATGCAGGTCGATGATGTCCACCCGGGGGACGACCTCGCTTCCGGTGCGGCCGGCCCGGGCCTCGGTGACCAGGATGTCGTGCAGGTTCTTCGTCGCCACCCAGTCCTTGCTGAAGACCATGGCCACGTCCAGGTCGTACTCCAGGTCACCCGAGCCCACGCTGTGGTGCATCGTCGGCCGCGCGAACTCCGAGACGTCTTCGGCCGGCTTCTCGTCCAGTCGGCACCCCTCTTTGTCCAATGGAGAGATGGCGAAGACCGGGCAGTTCAGCTCCAGGCTGAGGTCGGCCAGCTTGCCCGAGATGAGGTCGGTGCGGGCCTTCTCGTCGTGGACGGGCTCCTCCAGGGGCATGCGCTGCAGGTAGTCGATGAAGATCGCGCATTCGTCGGTGTGAAAGAGGTGCATCAGGTTGTGGGCGCGGGCCTTCACCCGCTCCACGGTGTCGTTGCGGCCGGACTCGATGAGGAAGAGGGTGCCCAGCCCGCCCTTCATTTTCTCCCAGGACTCCTTGACCCGCTCCTGGATCCGCGGCGCCGTGCCGTCCGCCGTGAGGAGGATCGCCGGGTTGACCAGGGCCTCGCGGGCCAGCAACCGCGAGAACAGGACCCGGCTGGTCTGCTCCCAGGAAAAGTACAGCACCGGGATCTGGTAGCGTGCGGCCACGGCGTGGGCCAGTTCCAGGGCGAAGTTCGTCTTCCCCCGCCGGGGCGCGCCGGCCAGG
It includes:
- a CDS encoding YbaK/EbsC family protein — encoded protein: MTCRERLERYFREQGVEYQTTTHPEVYTAQEVAAVQHVPGMLVAKVVMAFVDGKITALVLPAPRRVDIPRLKAALGAGEVRLAREEEFAHLFPDCEVGAMPPFANLYGVPVVVDRSLTEDPRIVFNAGTHRETMSVAFADFRRLVQPKIVEFTYPHAVTR
- a CDS encoding DnaB-like helicase C-terminal domain-containing protein translates to MEEASAIERALLSGFLRDRFLLGKALEAGFRPELMPHSLGRTVAKVLLDLNEQPDIPLDPLAVRALLNERGAGSPEMRRFLDQVLATPEPDAATVIAYVDLLKARHSRLRLVEINTAITTYLEEERTDGQDIVDFVGGLIPPLMEIQQQRLARSTLPASEIGKQLVEEIVGGGAGRTLGYNVAPFERLNEAISGLRRGFYYGLAGAPRRGKTNFALELAHAVAARYQIPVLYFSWEQTSRVLFSRLLAREALVNPAILLTADGTAPRIQERVKESWEKMKGGLGTLFLIESGRNDTVERVKARAHNLMHLFHTDECAIFIDYLQRMPLEEPVHDEKARTDLISGKLADLSLELNCPVFAISPLDKEGCRLDEKPAEDVSEFARPTMHHSVGSGDLEYDLDVAMVFSKDWVATKNLHDILVTEARAGRTGSEVVPRVDIIDLHLDKNRDAPDSVASTIQYAFFVTLNKFVEIGYKTEDQFTAGFRDFAKMQQILEQLREEGLLTPV